Sequence from the Leptospira johnsonii genome:
TAGGGCTGCGACCGCAAGAGTGATCACAGAAAAAGCAAAAATAGGGATCTTGGATCAGGAAATGTTCTATAGGATCGGACAAACGAACCCTAAGTTTTTTTCGATCCTTCTAAATACTACGATCCAAAGATTGGTTTCTGTAGAAGATGAGATCTCAAAATTAAGTTCAGGACAACCTATCCATCCGATCCGTAGCTAGGATTAATTTCCGATCAGGCTACCTTCTTCTTTTTGTAAACCTCCGAAGAAGGAGAATTCGAAAAGTACTTACTTAACAAAAACGTAAATAAGTAACACTTTGAAACTCCGTGTTTTCTCGAATAGTTTCCGAGAAGGTTCCAATCTTCTAGATCCGGCCTGAAATTCAGACGGCTCCAGTCTTTCTGTTTACCTTTTTCCTTTTTTTGATACATCATCAAAGCGGAGTCCGGATTTAGTTTTTCTTGGAACTGAAGATCCGGTCCATATAATTCTAATAAATCCTTTAAACATCTGGCTCCTGGCCTGGATCCACTCCAGTTTTTCAGGTAATTTTTATACAACTTATCCGGCAGGATCAAGGTGCAAACTGGCATGGATTCTCGGGGAGATTTTGCTTTCCAAGATTTACTTTTGATGGGTTTGGGGTTTAATATTAATTTGAACTTCATACCCGTCCCGGTCTCAGTTCCGGCTTAGCGCTTACGTTTTTTCGGGAGAAATTCGGAAAAATGTTTCCGAGAACCGACTTTCTGACCTGAATCAAATCTAATAAGAAAGGAGGGTGGAATGTCGGAACAAAAAGATCTGGAATATGCAGTTTTAGGTGGAGGATGTTTTTGGTGTGTCGAAGCGATCTACCAATTGGTGGATGGAGTAGAGTCCATTGTCTCCGGCTATGCGGGAGGACATGATCCTGCACCGAATTATAAATCCATTTGTACCGGGCTGACAGGACATGCAGAAGTGATACGAGTCGGATTCGATCCTAGTAAGATATCCTACAAAAACATTTTAGAAATTTTTTGGGAAGCGCATGATCCAACGACCAGGAACAGACAAGGCAACGACGAGGGGCCTCAATACAGAAGTATCATCCTATACGAAAATCAAACGCAGAAAGAAATTGCGGAAGCTTCTAGAACGGAGGCAGGTCCTAAGTTTGCTTCTCCAATAGTAACTGAGATCGTTGCGTTAGAGAAGTTTTTCCCTGCGGAGAATTATCACCAAAATTATTTCAGACTGAATCCAGGGCAGCCCTACTGTCATTACGTGATCCGTCCTAAGATAGAAAAATTCCTAAAAAAGAAAACTTATTGAGGCAGTATCACTAAGAACGCAGTACCATTGGGAGAAGTTTCGAAACCGATAGAACCGCCGTGATTTTCCACAATACGTTTTACAATATCCAATCCTAATCCGGAACCTTCTCCCGGAGCCTTGGTTGTAAAGAACGGTTCGAAAATCCTTTCTTGGATCGTATCCGGGATACCTGGACCGTTATCCGAAATCTTAATGCAAATCTGATCTTTTTCTCTGTCGCCTACGTTTATTTTTAGGATTCCTTTGAAGCCCATTGCTTGTGCAGCATTATAGATCAGGTTAGTCCAGACATGTAATAGATCATCTGAATATCCTTGAACAATAGGAATTCCTGCTTCGTATTCTTTAATGATCTCTATACCTGACTTCAATTG
This genomic interval carries:
- the msrA gene encoding peptide-methionine (S)-S-oxide reductase MsrA, with the protein product MSEQKDLEYAVLGGGCFWCVEAIYQLVDGVESIVSGYAGGHDPAPNYKSICTGLTGHAEVIRVGFDPSKISYKNILEIFWEAHDPTTRNRQGNDEGPQYRSIILYENQTQKEIAEASRTEAGPKFASPIVTEIVALEKFFPAENYHQNYFRLNPGQPYCHYVIRPKIEKFLKKKTY
- a CDS encoding DUF1564 family protein, coding for MKFKLILNPKPIKSKSWKAKSPRESMPVCTLILPDKLYKNYLKNWSGSRPGARCLKDLLELYGPDLQFQEKLNPDSALMMYQKKEKGKQKDWSRLNFRPDLEDWNLLGNYSRKHGVSKCYLFTFLLSKYFSNSPSSEVYKKKKVA